In the genome of Bacteroides mediterraneensis, the window TGAAGAAACTGGTCATCTTCCATTACGACGAGGGATCGCGTGCCGGAGCGGTCATCGAATCCCTGGCAAATCAATATCACTTCAAGGGTTATCTTCAATGCGACGGTTTTGTAGGCTATGAGACAGCCTTCAGGACCAACCCCGACGTGCGTCTGCTCAACTGCCTGGTGCATATCCGCCGTCATTTTGAACAGGCTCTGGATGAAAACCGGGAGATGGCCGAACATGGCCTGACCCAGATACAGCATATTTACCGGATTGAACACTGCTGCGATAAGGCGGGCCTGTCGTACGACGAGCGGAAGACGAAGCGCCGGGAACTGGCCGGACCTGTCATGGATGCCATGAGAGTGTGGATGGAAACGGAAGGAATCAAGTACAGCCCCAATTCCCAGATCGGGAAAGCCATCACGTATGCCTATACCCGATGGGACCACATGATGGGATGTCTGGAGGACGGACGCCTGCTCTGGGATAACAATCTGGCTGAAAATGGCATCCGGCCGATTACTCTGGGACGGAAAAATTACCTCTTCTGCGGCAACCATGAGGCAGCGGCTAATATGTCGGTCATCTGTTCCCTGCTGGCCACCTGTAAGGCACATAATGTAAACCCAAGGGATTATCTGAATGATGTCATCGCCCGAATGCCCTATCACAAAAAGGCTACTCATGAGGAACTGCTGGAACTGCTTCCACATAAATGGAAGCTGCAACATCCGGAAAGTGTACTGACAAAACAAGGGGAGGAATCCGGAAACCACTGCTGACTGCAACATATAGGTTCAACAAAATAATAGCGACTGCAACTATTAGGTTTATAGTGACAGTCGCTATTGTTGTATATAAAGTTCAATACCTGTAGTTTAACGAATGCTTACGATATTACCACATATTGGCACAAAAAAAGGCTATGCACAATGCATAGCCTTCAATATATAGCATATACAGAATTATTCAGCTTTAGGGGCTTCCTCTGTAGTAGCAGGAGCTTCAGTTGCAGCTTCAGCAACCGGTGCTTCAGCTGTTGCAGCTGATTTCTTAGAACGACGAGTACGAGTTGCTTTCTTGGCAGCTGTCTTAGCCATGTTCTCGTTGTAATCTACCAATTCGATGAAACACATTTCTGCGTTATCACCCAAACGGTGACCAGTCTTGATAATACGAGTGTAACCACCCGGACGATCAGCAACCTTTACAGAGATTTCTTTGAACAGTTCAGTTACAGCATACTTATCTTGCAGGTTGCTAAATACAACACGACGAGAGTTAGTAGTGTCTTCTTTAGATCTCGTAATCAGCGGCTCAACGAACTTCTTCAAAGCTTTAGCCTTCGCAACAGTCGTAGTGATTCTTTTGTGCTTGATCAAAGAACATGCCATGTTTGACAGCATTGCATTTCTGTGAGAAGCAGTACGACCTAAATGGTTGAATTTTTTATTATGTCTCATTGTTTATTCTTTGTCTAATTTATACTTAGAAATATCTGTTCCAAACGAAAGATTCAGACTCTCGAGCAAATCATCAAGCTCAGTGAGCGATTTCTTACCGAAGTTACGGAACTTCAGCAGGTCGGTCTTATTAAACTGTACCAAGTCGCCCAATGTTTCTACATCGGCAGCCTTCAAACAGTTCAAAGCACGAACTGACAAGTCCATATCTACCAGCTTGGTCTTCAGCAATTGACGCATATGCAGAACTTCTTCATCAAACTCTTCATTTCCTTCTGTATCTGATGTTTCAAGCGTAATCTTTTCATCAGAGAACAACATAAAGTGGTGAATCAAAATTTTTGCAGCTTCCTTCAATGCTTCCTTCGGGTGAATGGAACCATCCGTCGTAATTTCCAATACCAACTTTTCATAGTCAGTTTTCTGCTCTACACGATAATTCTCTACCGCATATTTCACATTACGAATCGGAGTGTAAATAGAATCGATAGGAATTACATTCACATCGGTGCAGAATTCGCGATTTTCATCAGCCGGAACATATCCACGACCTTTATTGATTGTAATGTCTATCTGCATAGTTGCTTTTGAATCTAAATGGCAAATAACCAATTCAGGATTTAACACTTCAAATCCGGTCAAATACTTACCAATATCACCTGCCTTAAATTCAGTAGAATTCTCAACGGTAATGCTTACCTTCTCATTTTCGAATTCCTCAACTACTCGCTTGAATCGAACTTGCTTCAGATTCAAGATAATGTTAGTGACATCTTCTTTGACACCCGGAATGGTCGCAAATTCATGTTCCACACCCTCAATACGGATAGTGTTGATTGCATAACCTTCCAATGAAGAAAGAAGAATACGGCGTAAAGCATTACCTACGGTAATACCGAAACCGGGTTCAAGCGGACGGAATTCGAATTTCCCGAATTTGGAATCCGCTTCCAACATTAATACTTTATCAGGTTTTTGAAATGCTAATATCGCCATGAAATTAATTATTATTTAGAGTACAATTCAACGATCAAGTGTTCTTTAATGTTTTCAGGAATGTCTGCTCTTTCAGGCACATGCAACAACTTACCAGTCTTTGAGTTTTCATCCCATTCCAACCAAGGATATTTGCTGTGATTAAATCCGGCCAATGAATTAGCAATAACTTCCAAAGACTTAGATTTTTCACGAACACCTACCAGCTGACCCGGTTTTACAGAGAAAGAAGGAATATTAACCACCTTACCATCTACTGTAATGTGCTTGTGACCAACAAGCTGACGAGCGGCAGCACGAGTCGGTGCGATACCCAAACGGAACACTACGTTATCCAGACGACATTCAAGGCTCTGCAGCAAGATTTCACCTGTAATACCGTTCATACCTGCTGCTTTCTCAAACATATTACGGAATTGTTTCTCCAACACTCCGTAAGTATACTTAGCTTTCTGCTTTTCAGCCAACATGACACCGTATTCAGAAGTTTTTCTGCGACGATTGTTACCATGTTGTCCAGGAGGATAGTTTTTCTTAGACAAAACTTTATCTGCTCCAAAGATTGCTTCACCGAATTTACGTGCAATTCTAGTTTTTGGTCCAGTATATCTAGCCATTTTCTTTCTTAATTTAATTGTTATTCATGAACTCAATTTGTTGCAGCCGCGATTACAGAAAGGAATTGCAATCCATTATTTAACAAAATCAAGTTACATCTAAATTGGTTATCTTTATTATACTCTTCTTCTTTTCGGAGGACGACAACCGTTATGAGGCAATGGAGTTACATCAATAATTTCAGTAACTTCAATTCCAGCTCCGTGTACAGTTCTGATAGCAGACTCACGTCCGTTTCCAGGACCCTTTACATAAGCTTTTACCTTTCTCAGGCCAAGATCGTATGCCACCTTTGCACAATCTTGGGCAGCCATCTGAGCTGCATAAGGAGTGTTCTTCTTAGAACCTCTAAATCCCATCTTACCTGCAGAAGACCATGCAATAATCTGGCCTTCGCTGTTTGCCAAAGAAACGATAATGTTATTGAATGAAGAATGAACGTGCAACTGTCCATTAGCATCAACCTTGACATTTCTTTTTTTAGCTGCGACTGTTTTTTTTGCCATATTAACAATTATTTAGTAGCTTTTTTCTTATTTGCAACTGTTTTCTTTCTTCCCTTACGTGTACGAGCATTGTTTTTTGTGCTCTGACCTCTTACGGGCAGACCCAAGCGGTGACGAACACCACGGTAGCAACCAATATCCATTAATCGCTTAATGTTCAACTGGATTTCAGAACGAAGATCACCTTCCACCTTGTATTCAGCACCAATGATTTCACGAATCTTAGCAGCCTGATCATCAGTCCAATCCTTAACTTTCAGGTCCCGATCTACGCCTGCTTTATCCAAAATTTTTGCTGAACTACTGCGTCCGATACCATATACGTATGTCAACGCAATCTCACCTCTTTTATTCTGAGGCAAATCTACACCAACTATTCTTATAGCCATATACTAAATTATTTTTTTTGCAAAAATAATAAATTATCCTTGACGTTGTTTATACTTAGGATTTTTCTTGTTAATAACATACAAACGGCCATTACGTCTAACGATTTTGCATTCCGGCGTACGTTTCTTTAATGATGCTCTTACTTTCATATCTTATATTTTCTTTTATTTGTATCTAAAAACGATTCTTCCTTTAGATAAGTCATAAGGAGACATCTCGACTCTTACCTTATCTCCGGGTAATATTTTAATGTAATGCATTCTCATTTTGCCAGAAATATGAGCTGTAATCTCATGTCCGTTTTCTAGCTCTACACGAAACATTGCATTCGACAATGCTTCAACGATAACTCCATCTTGTTCTATTGCGGATTGCTTTGCCATATTAAATTGCTTTATCTCCTAAAACTTGTTCTATAAATTCAAATGATGATAATATATCAGCTTTTCCTAGTCCGACCGCTACTGTATGTTCGAAGTGAGCTGCACACTTCCGGTCTCTTGTACGAATCGTCCATCGGTCGTCTTCCATCACAATTTGCCGATTACCTAACGTAATCATCGGCT includes:
- a CDS encoding DNA-directed RNA polymerase subunit alpha, whose translation is MAILAFQKPDKVLMLEADSKFGKFEFRPLEPGFGITVGNALRRILLSSLEGYAINTIRIEGVEHEFATIPGVKEDVTNIILNLKQVRFKRVVEEFENEKVSITVENSTEFKAGDIGKYLTGFEVLNPELVICHLDSKATMQIDITINKGRGYVPADENREFCTDVNVIPIDSIYTPIRNVKYAVENYRVEQKTDYEKLVLEITTDGSIHPKEALKEAAKILIHHFMLFSDEKITLETSDTEGNEEFDEEVLHMRQLLKTKLVDMDLSVRALNCLKAADVETLGDLVQFNKTDLLKFRNFGKKSLTELDDLLESLNLSFGTDISKYKLDKE
- the infA gene encoding translation initiation factor IF-1, which produces MAKQSAIEQDGVIVEALSNAMFRVELENGHEITAHISGKMRMHYIKILPGDKVRVEMSPYDLSKGRIVFRYK
- the rplQ gene encoding 50S ribosomal protein L17, with product MRHNKKFNHLGRTASHRNAMLSNMACSLIKHKRITTTVAKAKALKKFVEPLITRSKEDTTNSRRVVFSNLQDKYAVTELFKEISVKVADRPGGYTRIIKTGHRLGDNAEMCFIELVDYNENMAKTAAKKATRTRRSKKSAATAEAPVAEAATEAPATTEEAPKAE
- the rpsK gene encoding 30S ribosomal protein S11, producing MAKKTVAAKKRNVKVDANGQLHVHSSFNNIIVSLANSEGQIIAWSSAGKMGFRGSKKNTPYAAQMAAQDCAKVAYDLGLRKVKAYVKGPGNGRESAIRTVHGAGIEVTEIIDVTPLPHNGCRPPKRRRV
- the rpsM gene encoding 30S ribosomal protein S13, which encodes MAIRIVGVDLPQNKRGEIALTYVYGIGRSSSAKILDKAGVDRDLKVKDWTDDQAAKIREIIGAEYKVEGDLRSEIQLNIKRLMDIGCYRGVRHRLGLPVRGQSTKNNARTRKGRKKTVANKKKATK
- the ykgO gene encoding type B 50S ribosomal protein L36, whose protein sequence is MKVRASLKKRTPECKIVRRNGRLYVINKKNPKYKQRQG
- the rpsD gene encoding 30S ribosomal protein S4, giving the protein MARYTGPKTRIARKFGEAIFGADKVLSKKNYPPGQHGNNRRRKTSEYGVMLAEKQKAKYTYGVLEKQFRNMFEKAAGMNGITGEILLQSLECRLDNVVFRLGIAPTRAAARQLVGHKHITVDGKVVNIPSFSVKPGQLVGVREKSKSLEVIANSLAGFNHSKYPWLEWDENSKTGKLLHVPERADIPENIKEHLIVELYSK